From the Papaver somniferum cultivar HN1 chromosome 2, ASM357369v1, whole genome shotgun sequence genome, the window TTTATAATCACTCAGATGAACAGAAATACTACGATGAGGAGTAATATAGGAGTTAATCATTCTCTTAGTATTAATAATTACTCGAGGTAAATTAATTGAAGTGTGCCTGAAAAGAACATCACATCTCAACTTCCATATACACCACATTACTATAGCCCAATCGAAGGCCATGAGACTCTGGGAGATCAATACTAGCACACATGACACGTACCATGCGCTCCTCTCCTTCTACGCGATAAATTCTCAACTCTCACCATCTCAAATTCTCGTCCGACACGAGAAATCGAGACTATTCATCGCGCAATACGCACCGTGGCGTACGATAGAATCACTAAAAAAACTCTAATTCACTTATTTTTCCCGCCTCCTCTATTTCCATCTCCCATTCttctctctcctctcttctcTATCTCAGACACCCAAATTTAGATCTACGAAGAATTGAATTCAGTTCTTCACTAACAAACGATTTCTACAGATTTGAAGAGATTTTATCTTCACGGACAACACCTCAACATCAGTAATTAAGAAATCCGTCTGATCTTCAACTCGTAACACCTAACAGGTTCGATTCTCACTTTTTTTGTGTTTGATTCTTATCTTTTGTGCTTTCTCCAAGTTTTACTCATATTTTTCACAGGTTTCTATCTGAAAAGTCTGAATTATTTGTTAGTCAAGTTTTCTGTAGCTGATATTTGAGCGTGTGTTTACAAATTTTGGAGACTTTTACTAGTATTTAACCCTcaaatttggtgttgtcttgaggTGAGCTTCATTTCTGTGTGCGAAATCGAAATCTCGAAATGGAACTTCAAGTTTTTGGTTTCTCAAATCAGAATTTGGACAATTCAGATTACGGAGTGTAGTTAGGCTAGTAGGTTGTTAGGCTAATTTTTAGTTCATATTGTCACTTGGATATCATTTATCGCGATGGTGTTGATCTGTTTCTGGCTTAAATATATTGAAATACGGTTGTTGTTGATAGTGCTAGGGTTTTGTTGGTCTCTATGTTATAAATTGGTTTTGTATGGATTTCAGGTTATTATATGCTAGTTCTGCATTTGACTCTCTACTGGTGCAACTTAAATTACAATGATGGAGCTTAAGAAACCTCGGaattttcgagatgtaagtatcCAGATATTTTCATCTCAGTCTATCTTTCATGTTTTTTGCCCCTAAATAATGGTTTGGTTTGTATGTTTGAAGTGTTCAATGTCTAACACTTGCTGGTTGAAACAATAATTTTAGGATGCGGCAAGCAAATGTGCCAGTTTTGGCAGTGATAATCTTCCATATAGCCAGAGCCAGTCCAGGAAAATATCTATTGGTGTTATGGTAAATGAACCTCTGAAAGGATACAAAACTAGGAAAGAAGAGAAAGTAGCTCCTACTGCTGGAAAATTCGTCGAAGAAATCAATGAAGGGAAACTGGCAGAAGCTTCTAAGAAGGAGAATTCTCCATGGGTTTCGACCAAATCCTTCCACCAAGAGACATCGACAACTaattcagttcaatttcatcagAGAAGGACTTTTGCTTTAAGATCTGGTGATGAAACACAGAAGAAGCCCAACACCACGTGTGATCTACCTATCCCACAAACAGTTAATGTTGTTGCAAACCAGACTTCAGTTTTACAGTCTGAAGAGGGTGTTCAGAACCAATCTAACAGTAAGAGTGAAGCACCTATGACAAAAACAGTccagttttatgcaaaccgtatgCCAATTTTACAGTCTAGTGATGGTGGGCAGAAGAAATTTGATAGCATCACATATGGGAGGAAAGAAAAAGGTGGACAGACAGAGAGGGTAGAGGAATTTGCATTCACTGCTGCAAAAGAAGTTCGCGTGGTAGACAAAAGAGCAGAAGTGGAAAACCAAAAATCAGCTCCACAAAGCAATGGATCCCTGAAATTGAAACTGTGGGAGATATTAGGAACTGCTCCGGAAGATGAGAACAGGTTAAACTGTCAGACTCTTGAGGATGGTGTGAAGAATTCAAGGCTGGGTGGTAATTCGGATCAAAACAATAGCAATGTTGCCAAGCTTAGGCAAAACTCGGACACAATAGAGGAGGATTCTGAAAGTCCCCAGGAAACCATTAAAAGGCCTGAAAGTCCCCTGGAAACTATCAAGAGGCCAGTGACCCGATCATTAACACTAAAGAAGACTTCCTCTTTAGCTAACCCAAAGCGGCTGAGTAAGATTAGTAATGGGGGAAAGTTGCCAAGTTCCTCAAACCATAAGCAACAGTCTGAAGAGAGAAGTATATTTAATTTCAGTGAGGCAGAAGGGTGGCCTACAGGCTTACATGGGATTGTCAGTGGTGGCACCTCAACTAAGAAGAGAGGGAGAAAGAGTACTAAAGTCGAACCACGAAGGATAAACTTTTCTGGCAAAGCTGTCCCTGAAAAGCGCAGGCGAGCTATTGGGGAGAGTAAAAGGCCATCACCACGTAATAAGGCGACATCACATAGCAATACAACAGAAAGTTCTCATAGCCACTCAACTCAAACCAACAAAGAGTCGCCACAACCAGCCAGGGAAAAGGTAGACCGACAAGAAAACCTGAAGACTCCCAATTTACGCGAAGAGGAAAATCACCATGATAACGTTGATAGCATTTCCTCAAAGAAAAACACTCAAGAGGATGATGTCAGTAGTCCAGGATTGGAAGTAAAAACACCTACGGAGAACTGTTCTTTGAGCCCACCATCTGCAAAAACTAAAAAGACGCAGTCAGTTGGGAGAAGATTCACGTCTGAAGGGTTCTGTAAGTTGAGGACTTCCCAGATCTTTCGGCCAGATTTTTCTGGTTCGGACGCAGAAACAAAATCTCCTGTATCCTTATTTCTTGTAACATTTGATAGTCATTTTCTCTTTTTTGGGCTTCACTGCAAAAGATACTTCTTCAGTCTTTTGTCCTTCCTTATGAAGCATTCAGGATCCTACAGGAGAGCTTCAGAAGTCACCTATCAAGGAAGGATCACATGTCGACGAACAAGATGTGGAACGGAATCTGTCTAAATCTTCCAAGGAACAGGATACTGAAGATGCAGAAGCGAAGCTGTCTCAACCATCCAAGGAACAGGATGTCGAAGATGCTGAGGAGAATCTATCTCAATCATCTAAGGAGCAGGAGGCTGAAAGCTTGAAAGAAGATGCACCCATAGAAAAAGGTATAATCATATTAAAGACATAAGTGTGCATACTCAGTTTTGAAATGATCATCTTGAAGCTTGAAGGAACCTAGCATTTCAGTTCTTGATGTCTTGATGCCAAATATCATTCAAGTGATGATTTTAGCTAAAGAAATGAACTATATTAGACCAGATACAACTATAACAACCCCTGCTTTCGCCGCGGACTATATGAAGACGATATAGAATTTCTATTACATGAATATATTATCATACAGAAAAAAGAATAGATAGGTAATTATAggtatttatattctcatattgTTGCATTGGGCTACAGCTTCCCTCTAAAATTCTGATGACCTGTTTAATATTAATCCGTTATATTGAACCATAGTGGTGGCAGACCAACATAATGGTTTGGATAATACCTTTTCACTATATGGATTCTTGATGGTACATAGTGGTTTCCTTTACATAGAACGTAAGAGAAGTCGGAGGTTAGAAATATTTGATTCTTATGTGGGCTGATGATCACGCAGTTACCCGGATCACAAGGACATGGGCTCCAGAATCAGGTAGCCCTGATAAACCGAAATTCATGTTGCGTCCAAGGAAGAGGCTTTGCATCCCAGTTAGTGAATTTGACCCCACTCCACTATCCCCTAGAGGCAAGATTCTGGGATCATTCTTTTCCTCTGTCCTGCTATCTCTTA encodes:
- the LOC113347068 gene encoding meiosis-specific protein ASY3-like → MMELKKPRNFRDDAASKCASFGSDNLPYSQSQSRKISIGVMVNEPLKGYKTRKEEKVAPTAGKFVEEINEGKLAEASKKENSPWVSTKSFHQETSTTNSVQFHQRRTFALRSGDETQKKPNTTCDLPIPQTVNVVANQTSVLQSEEGVQNQSNSKSEAPMTKTVQFYANRMPILQSSDGGQKKFDSITYGRKEKGGQTERVEEFAFTAAKEVRVVDKRAEVENQKSAPQSNGSLKLKLWEILGTAPEDENRLNCQTLEDGVKNSRLGGNSDQNNSNVAKLRQNSDTIEEDSESPQETIKRPESPLETIKRPVTRSLTLKKTSSLANPKRLSKISNGGKLPSSSNHKQQSEERSIFNFSEAEGWPTGLHGIVSGGTSTKKRGRKSTKVEPRRINFSGKAVPEKRRRAIGESKRPSPRNKATSHSNTTESSHSHSTQTNKESPQPAREKVDRQENLKTPNLREEENHHDNVDSISSKKNTQEDDVSSPGLEVKTPTENCSLSPPSAKTKKTQSVGRRFTSEGFCKLRTSQIFRPDFSGSDAETKSPDPTGELQKSPIKEGSHVDEQDVERNLSKSSKEQDTEDAEAKLSQPSKEQDVEDAEENLSQSSKEQEAESLKEDAPIEKVTRITRTWAPESGSPDKPKFMLRPRKRLCIPVSEFDPTPLSPRGTEESNKLQEPSYQDDEDGLARAVSLFAFALEKFKTRMKAETSKRSSMILASVTEGIKLQLQDINSQIQKDIGKFTGIGKSKRKRLETRFLEQQERLKLIQDKFKEEINQHIQDCKNTLDDLEAYQIELKENAEKQNASHRKLLLQVEGAIETQLSDAERRIASIQQVASGNMLQLKRMIAECLKDGVFS